A window of the Xenopus laevis strain J_2021 chromosome 9_10L, Xenopus_laevis_v10.1, whole genome shotgun sequence genome harbors these coding sequences:
- the LOC108703743 gene encoding oocyte zinc finger protein XlCOF7.1-like translates to MSNIIQLLTGEVAIRTHHVSIYFSLDEWDYIKGNKELYEEEIKVDPQQLCPLAACEYKDDSNVTAHMEATLCCNNNINNRNHINPEISPVEQPPPGNGIKEEATSSEGGNQITSSDYSINPFAEQIKGTDTPTPIMGCSLNNILAANYILNGINEQSASWESGNQSNYSINLLTEQIQRTDTPTPIMGCSLNNSLATNYISDGIKEEVVSCKEGNQSDYSINPFTEQIQGTYIPTPIMGCSLNNTLADNYILNGINEQSTSWEGGSQSDCSINPFTEQIQRTDTPTPVMGCSLNNSLADNYILIGINEQSVSWEGGNQSDCSINPLTEQIQGTDTPSPIMECSLLKMKANKYDGNPYWSPKNILRRKYSCNEGHKYLIHKRDFDKHQMTHKRQKSFSCSECGKCFASSSELTVHLSQMHTGEKPFSSSSGLTAHQQGAHMKGKPFFCSECGKCFSKRCHFVRHQMIHTGEKPFSCSTCGKCFSDRSHLTRHQRIHTGEKPFSCFECSKCFSNPSSLARHQMTHTGEKPFSCFECKKCFSNPSSLARHQMTHTGEKPFSCSVCGKCFSDQSCLTRHQMIHTGEKPFSCSECEKCFSKQSSLACHQRTHTGEKPFSCSECDKCFATSSKLIVHRRIHTGEKPFSCSECGKYFSNHSHLAHHQMIHTGEKPFSCSECGKFFASSSGLTAHQQETHMNVKRFFCSECGKCFSKRSHFARHQMTHTGEKPFSCSACGKCFSDRSHLTRHQIIHTGEKPFSCFECRKCFSNPSSLARHQMIHTGKKPFSCSVCGKCFSYPSYLTRHQMIHTGEKPFSCSECGKCFVSSSQLAAHRQRTHMEKKPFSCS, encoded by the exons atgtccaacatcatccagctgctgactggagag gttgccataaggactcatcatgtttccatctatttttccttggacgagtgggactatataaaaggaaacaaggaacTTTACGAGGAAGAGATAAAGGTGGATCCCCAACAGCTCTGCCCACTGG CAGCCTGTGAATATAAAGATGACAGCAATGTTACAGCACATATGGAAGCAACTTTatgctgtaataataatattaacaacaGAAATCATATAAACCCTGAAATTTCTCCAGTGGAACAGCCCCCACCAGGCAATGGTATTAAAGAGGAAGCGACTTCAAGTGAAGGGGGAAACCAGATTACATCATCAGATTACAGCATTAATCCATTTGCAGAACAGATAaagggaacagatacacctactcctatcatgggatgcagCCTGAATAACATCTTGGCagctaattatatattaaatggtaTTAATGAGCAGTCAGCTTCATGGGAAAGTGGGAACCAATCAAATTACAGCATTAATCtacttacagaacagatacagagaacagatacacctactcctatcatgggatgcagCCTGAATAACAGCTTGGCAACTAATTATATATCAGATGGGATTAAAGAGGAAGTGGTTTCATGTAAAgaaggaaaccaatcagattacaGCATTAATCcatttacagaacagatacagggaacataTATccctactcctatcatgggatgcagTCTGAATAACACCTTGGCAGATAACTATATATTAAATGGTATTAATGAGCAGTCAACTTCATGGGAAGGAGGaagccaatcagattgcagcattaatccatttacagaacagatacagagaacagatacacctactcctgTCATGGGATGCAGTCTGAATAACAGCTTGGcagataattatatattaattggtATTAATGAGCAGTCGGTTTCATGGGAAggaggaaaccaatcagattgcagcattaatccacttactgaacagatacagggaacagatacaccttCTCCTATAATGGAATGCAGCCTcttaaaaatgaaggctaataaaTATGATGGAAATCCATACTGGTCACCAAAAAATATATTACGTAGAAAATACAGTTGCAATGAGGGCCATAAATATCTGATTCACAAGAGAGACTTTGATAAACATCAAATGACCCACAAAAGACAGAAAtctttttcttgttctgaatgtgggaaatgttttgcctcTTCATCAGAACTTACTGTCCATCTAAGTCAAatgcacacaggggagaaacctttttCCTCTTCATCAGGACTTACTGCCCATCAACAAGGAGCCCACATGAAGGGAAAACCTTTTttctgttctgaatgtgggaaatgtttttcaaaacgaTGTCACTTTGTTCGTCACCAAatgattcacacaggagagaaacctttttcttgttctacatgtgggaaatgtttttcagatCGATCTCACCTTACTCGTCATCAAaggattcacacaggagagaaacctttttcttgttttgAGTGTAGTAAATGTTTTTCAAACCCATCTAGTCTTGCCCGTCATCAAATGACTCACACAGGAgaaaaacctttttcttgttttgAGTGTAAGAAATGTTTTTCAAACCCATCTAGCCTTGCCCGTCATCAAAtgactcacacaggagagaaacctttttcttgttctgtatgtgggaaatgtttttcagatCAATCTTGCCTTACTCGTCATCAAatgattcacacaggagagaaacctttttcttgttcagAATGCGAGAAATGTTTTTCAAAGCAATCTAGCCTTGCTTGTCATCAAAggactcacacaggagagaaaccattttcttgTTCTGAGTGTGACAAATGTTTTGCCACTTCATCAAAACTTATTGTCCATCggagaatccacacaggagagaaaccattttcctGTTCTGAGTGTGGGAAATATTTTTCAAATCATTCTCACCTTGCTCATCATCAAATGATTCACACGGGAGAGAAGCCATTTTCTTGTTCTGAGTGCGGAAAATTTTTTGCCTCTTCATCTGGACTTACTGCCCATCAACAAGAAACCCACATGAACGTAAAACGTTTTTTCTGTTctgaatgtggaaaatgtttttcaaaacgaTCTCACTTTGCTCGTCATCAAAtgactcacacaggagagaaacctttttcttgttctgcatgtgggaaatgtttttcagatCGATCTCACCTTACTCGTCATCAAAttattcacacaggagagaaacctttttcttgttttgAGTGTAGGAAATGTTTTTCAAATCCATCGAGCCTTGCTCGTCATCAAATGAttcacactggaaaaaaacctttttcttgttctgtttgtgggaaatgtttttcatatCCATCTTACCTTACTCGTCATCAAATGATTCACACAGGAGAAAAACCTTTTTCGTGTTCTGAATGTGGTAAATGTTTTGTCTCTTCATCACAACTTGCAGCTCATCGTCAACGAACCCACATGGAGaagaaacctttttcttgttcttAA